The Streptomyces phaeolivaceus genome has a window encoding:
- a CDS encoding TetR family transcriptional regulator, whose amino-acid sequence MSETGLRERKKRRMYENVSEVAIRLFLEKGFDAVSVAEVAAAAEISKPTLFRYFPAKEDLVLHRIADHEDETARVVAGRAEGESVVGAVRAHFLAGLARRDPVTGLNDHPQVLAFHRLLYRTPSLVARAYGHLERAEAALTEVLGGGLDARVAAAQIVAVRRVLAEENRRRVERGEPVEEVERDAVAAAERVFGRLEGALPLTNE is encoded by the coding sequence ATGAGTGAGACCGGCCTGCGGGAGCGCAAGAAGCGGCGGATGTACGAGAACGTGTCGGAGGTCGCGATCCGGCTGTTCTTGGAGAAGGGGTTCGACGCGGTGTCCGTGGCCGAGGTGGCCGCGGCGGCGGAGATCTCCAAGCCGACGCTCTTCCGCTACTTCCCCGCCAAGGAGGACCTCGTCCTCCACCGCATCGCCGACCACGAGGACGAGACGGCGCGGGTGGTCGCGGGGCGGGCGGAGGGGGAGTCGGTGGTCGGGGCCGTACGGGCGCACTTTCTGGCGGGGCTGGCCCGGCGGGACCCGGTGACCGGGCTGAACGACCATCCGCAGGTGCTCGCGTTCCACCGGCTGCTCTACAGGACGCCGTCGCTGGTCGCGCGGGCGTACGGCCATCTGGAGCGGGCCGAGGCCGCGCTCACCGAGGTGCTCGGCGGCGGACTCGACGCGCGGGTCGCCGCCGCGCAGATCGTGGCCGTACGGCGGGTGCTCGCGGAGGAGAACCGGCGGCGGGTCGAGCGGGGGGAGCCGGTGGAGGAGGTCGAGCGGGACGCCGTGGCCGCGGCCGAGCGGGTGTTCGGGCGGCTGGAGGGGGCGCTGCCGCTCACGAACGAGTGA
- a CDS encoding aminoglycoside phosphotransferase family protein, giving the protein MPAESESMGRRRAGEMSAAPDEVEGPLSGYHHETYVFRLPAEASVAEGGRWKCREPRESLLWFDRRCFDSEERLLTELRGRIDNIPDLIEVEGTVLQRFIEGDTLGALHASGTAVPEREFEQILGLFRQLVAVRPRSLLVKRRCDQRDRAPDDDSAGFLDRLICFTEERVYGDNLPEYGALFADLRLDPDSFNQLRKHVAGLRERPFCLLHADLHRENLIVDHERRLWAIDWELAMFGDPLYDLATHLYLMHYPLEQERRMTERWCALAESVRPGSSRGWREDLPKLLDYKKAQSVFTDVIRTSQSLRLAPRVDRDLLRRATWTVWDVLSRGARSLGVEKVPSVSVIESALARWLWPRPAAARRGRGRRRRERV; this is encoded by the coding sequence ATGCCAGCTGAATCGGAGTCCATGGGGCGGCGCCGCGCCGGTGAGATGAGCGCCGCCCCGGACGAGGTGGAGGGACCGCTCAGCGGCTACCACCACGAGACCTATGTCTTCCGGCTGCCGGCCGAGGCCAGCGTCGCCGAGGGCGGACGCTGGAAGTGCCGCGAGCCGCGCGAGAGCCTGCTGTGGTTCGACCGCCGCTGCTTCGACTCGGAAGAACGCCTTCTCACCGAACTGCGCGGGCGCATCGACAACATCCCCGATCTCATCGAGGTCGAGGGCACCGTCCTCCAGCGGTTCATCGAGGGCGACACGCTCGGGGCGCTGCACGCGTCCGGCACGGCCGTCCCGGAGCGGGAGTTCGAGCAGATCCTCGGCCTCTTCCGGCAACTGGTCGCCGTCCGACCCCGGTCCCTTCTGGTGAAACGGAGGTGCGATCAACGGGACCGCGCGCCGGACGACGACAGCGCGGGATTCCTCGACCGGCTGATCTGCTTCACCGAGGAGCGCGTCTACGGCGACAACCTCCCTGAGTACGGGGCCCTGTTCGCGGATCTGAGGCTCGACCCCGACTCGTTCAACCAGCTCAGAAAACATGTGGCAGGCCTGCGGGAGCGCCCCTTCTGCCTCCTCCACGCCGACCTCCACCGCGAGAACCTCATCGTCGACCACGAGCGCCGCCTCTGGGCCATCGACTGGGAACTGGCGATGTTCGGCGACCCCCTCTACGACCTCGCCACCCACCTCTACCTGATGCACTACCCGCTGGAACAGGAACGGCGGATGACGGAACGCTGGTGCGCGCTCGCCGAGAGCGTCCGGCCGGGGAGTTCGCGCGGCTGGCGGGAGGACCTGCCGAAGCTGCTGGACTACAAGAAGGCGCAGTCGGTGTTCACCGACGTCATCCGTACCTCGCAGTCCCTGCGCCTGGCGCCGAGGGTGGACCGCGACCTGCTGCGCCGGGCGACCTGGACGGTCTGGGACGTGCTGAGCAGGGGCGCGCGGTCCCTGGGCGTGGAGAAGGTGCCGAGTGTGTCGGTGATCGAGTCCGCGCTCGCCCGCTGGCTGTGGCCGCGTCCGGCCGCCGCGCGGCGAGGGCGAGGGCGACGGCGACGGGAACGCGTCTAG